The Aspergillus luchuensis IFO 4308 DNA, chromosome 6, nearly complete sequence genome segment GGGGCTGATGGCGAGGGGAAACATTCTGAGAGCTCTGGCCGGGCTGTTCTCTTGTGTTTGAGAAGTTGGTGTTATCATAGTTGTTGTCCATTTGTGGGCCAGATTTCTCAACGCCGCTCGACTGGAATCCGGCAACTGTCGGCGTCGAAACATTGGTGCCATATGATAAGTCGGTTGAACCCGGCGTGTTGTATTGAGACTGGTGAAACGGTGTCGCGTGCTGCGTAGGTTGTTCCCTTGTGTTGCGTAAATATTGTTTCTGGGTCGGGTTTATAGCACCCTGGGCGTAAGGGCCAGTACTAGGTGAGGTTCCAGAAGTACGGTCGTATCGATCGCCGGTAGCACTCCGATCAAGGGAGTCAGTGATACTGCTTGGGTGGCGATTTTCGGATTGCCTGGTGTGGTTCGCATTGTTGTAGGTACTGACGTTGGGACTGAGGTCTGTCGCGCTTGTACCGAAGGCACGTTCGGTTGCTTCGACATTGTAAGAAGGATCATCAATGGGGTTCATGATGTTGGCCATTTTCGAAAGTCAAATCAGAGATGTACACGAGCGTCTTGTTATATCAGGGTTTGAGTCGGAGTTGAGGCGGGAAATATAAACATATacactagatatatataattgatTGTCTTGTGGAAATTGTCCATTGGTATGGTCTGAAGGCATGACCGTTTAAGTatttcctcaacctcccctGCGTAGTGCGTGAGATGACGTCGATAGTAGTAGGCTATCTTGATTAAACCTGTAATAATCATGATATCCCACGATGAGCTTTTACGTAGTTGTGGATGTCGATCCAGACAGGGACCATGACGTAAGTGGTAAACGATTCGCTATTGATCGGTCCAAAGTACTAGTTAACAATTTCAAAAATTTATCAGTGAATACTAGCCACGGTGAAACAACATCATCCTAAAAAAAGTATTACTGTCTAAATGTGGGGATTAACTCTAGCATGCTGTCATAGCTCCTGAGCTCACTTATCGACGTTGGGTTTCCATGGCCCCCTCCCTACAAACGGGATCGGGATGACGTGCATAGTAGTAGACTATTTCATAGTATTATGTACCTTCATGTACTCCACAATGTGATGGAAAGGACATCTCGAAAGCCGAGATTGGAATAACCATCAATCAGAAGGTTGTAAAAAGTACAATAATTATTAGACTAACCAACCATCAGAGTCAATTACTTTGTAAGTAGGTAATGAAAGAGTCTGAAAGCCACAAGTATAGTTCTTTGGTAAGTAAACCCCTGCCCTTGCTGTACTAGACCTGTGAATGCGAAGAGTGAAGTGATACCTCACAACATTAGAAATCACAGAAATTGGGGAAGTTTGATTGTAATAGAGGTTAGTGGTTAAATCATGCCAAAAGAAGTAGGTACGTATGGATCCACCCAACGCACGTACGTAGTAGCACACACGCGCGGCGCGCCTGGTTTCCCGCCAAAACAACGGGACGCGCAAAAACCTCCATGGTGATTGCGACTGTTTGCAATCTACTAACAACCTCCCCTGTTCGTCAAATACAACACAGACCCATTCTCGAACTTGTCGCATACGTATCGCTTGTACACACCGTATTATCTCAGATTATACCTATTTCGAAGCCACAGAGGACACTCTGTAGGCGTTATCTGCCTACACAAAGTCCCGTTCCATATACAGGTCCTTCGTGTGGTTGAGCAAGGCACAGCACCAAATACAGGCCCGCCTTCCCTCCACTTCGACCTTATCACTCACAAGTCTCTACAGTTCTAGACACAAATCGCAGAATGCCGAGACCGCCCACAAAACGCAATCGCTTGACATCTAAGGCTCCGCCAGCCGCCGAGAATGATAGTCAACAGGGCCCCGGACGGCATGGCATAGCCTCAAAAGCAAATACCACGTCCACAGAAAATGCAAACCAGATCATCACGGATTTTCCTGAGGTGGACCAAAGCGGCCAAGCCTCGGAAATCAGGCGGCAATTGAGGAACCAGACGCCTTTAACGAGAGCACAAGAACACGCGATCGAGTCCTCGCCCATTGGGGACCGTGAGACCACAGGCAGTCGCCCGGCTACGAGAGCTCGAGGGTACTCATCAACCCTCTCTGTTGTCGGGAGAAAGGGCGATACAGGCTCTAAAGTCCCAGGAACTCCCGCATTTGAAAGCTCGATATTAAGTAACTTTAGAAGGAGGCCCCGGCAGCCAAGCATCATGCAGATGATGCAAGCAGAGGACGGTTCCTCTGaccttgatgatgatgatgatgttttcCTCGGTAGTTTGAGTCCGGAAGATGAGTCCACCCCTTTGAACCTCTCAAGGAGTAGGCCCCTCCCAATCCGACAAACTGCGTCACCATCGCCTAGGCATCCAACTCCGTCCAGTGACGGGTCGCGCAAGCGTAAACTGTCTGGCGAAACACCACATGCTTCTCAATCGGACTCGGAAGTTACCGAGAATTCTCCTGCCACATCGCCTACATCACAACGGCGACAAAGCGGGATTGGTGTGTCAGTTGGTCATACTCAATACCCGGATTCGCCTGGTGCACTCAGCCAAACGCTGGCCCCTCCCATGAGCAGCAGCCCGCCACTCAGCCCGACACATACGGAGTCACCACGTGGATCGGCCCAGCAGAAGCATATAGACAAGCCAGCTGAGCCGGCAACCACTAATAAGCTGGTCTTACCAACGTCAGCCCTTCAAGACAGGCTTTTACCTCGGAGAAACCGCTCACAACGTAAACGCTTTGGTATGGATGGTTCTGAGATCCGAGAAGATCCAATTGATGGCGATCAATCCGCCACTGAGcaggatgacgacgatgacgaatTGTACTACCTACCGTCCAAACAATCATCCCGGGCACCAAGAAAGCGCCTGGTGGAACAGAAATCTGCAAAAAGTACCAGGACTGTACAGGGGGCGCAACCAATGGCAGATAGTGTCGAAGGCCAAATACTAGGCGGCCAGCACCCTGCTGCTCAGCCGAATGCCACGGCCAAAAAGCCAGGAGATAAAAGAATGACATACAGAACTATGGGGCCTAATAAAGAGAACGAGCCGGTCGATACATCGCCTTTGTCATCCCCTTTATCGTCCCCGCCAGACTCAGAGGAGTCCGAGTCCGAATCCACTGCAGAGTCTACCCTGGGCAGCCATTTCCTTAGCGATGAATTGAGATTGCAAGCAAAGAAGTTTGCGGATGTTGATAAATGGGAGTTAGAATTCGAAGACGTGGCACCCGACAGCCAAGGCAGTGAAGTCTTCAGATAGCGGACACATCTATAATTGTTGCTCACGAGATTAGTTTCGATTAGTTATGGGATCAACTAGTTATCTAAGCGAATGGTCAGATTTGTCTGAGTAAGGAAGGAGATAGCCGCGCTATTGCGATGATAACCGGCAAGCAGAGTCCGCCAAATTAAACCCCGCAAATTGACCCCGCCGAATTCAAATTCTTCGACGCCCATGGTTTTCCCCCAACAGTCATTTGATTCGAGACCGCATTTGAACTTCCACTTGGAAATCCCAATCATGACTACCTTGGATTCCATTCTGGCAGGACGATACCCTGCCAAAGCCCATGCCCGCCGGGTTGCCGAGCGTCTTCAAGTGGGCGGCTCTGCCCAGCATGGGATTATTTACCTTGAAGCACAGAAAACTCGACTTATCGAGGATAATGATGAGGCGATGCACTTCAGGTATGGCAGCTTATATTTACTCTGTTCCGATGCTCTCCTGTTGCCGCTTGATCACTTAAAACTTGCAAAGCTAATCAAGCTTCATGGCCCAGACAACGCCGatcctttttttatttgtcGGGCTGCCCGCTCCCAGATTCGTCTCTGATCTACAACATTGACTCTGATAAATTGACCCTGTTCATCCCGCCAATTGACCCGGAGGATGTGATCTGGTCAGGCCTTCCCATGTCTGTTGCAGAGGCACTGAGACTCTACGACGTTGACCAAGTGCTATACACTACCGATGTAAATGCCACGTTGGCCTCGATCGCCTCAAATGGAAATGGTAACTCTGTTGCCTTTGCCATCGAGGGCCAGATTACAGAAGGAATCAAATTCGACGGCTTTCACGAAACCAATACCTCGGTATTGAAGGGAGCCATCGACAGCACGCGTGTGGTCAAAGATGAGTATGAGATCGCGCTCTTGAGAAAGGCAAATGACATTTCCGCAAAGGCGCATATTGCTGCCATTGAAGCATCCAAGACCGCCACCAATGAGCGTGAGATCGAGGCGGCTTTCATCGCAACCTGTATTGCCAATGGTGCCCGTGATCAAGCTTACCATCCCATCGTTGCCTGTGGCCAGAACGGAGCCACTCTTCACTATGGAAGAAATGATGACAACTTGGATGATCCAGCCACCAAGCAGAGGAAATCTAGCGTTCTTATCGATGCTGGGGCGGAGTACCGAACATACTGTGCTGACATTACGCGTGTTTTCCCTCTGGGTGGAAAATTTACCTCGGAAACACAGGAAATCTACAAAATTGTGCTACAGATGCAGTTGGAGGCTATTGCAATGTTGAGAGAAAATGTGCAGTGGGAAGATGTCCATGCGCATGCCCATCGCATTGCAATCAAGGGCTTGCTAAAATTGGGAATCCTACGTGGCTCTGAAGACGAATTGTTCGAGAAGAGGATTAGcgtcgccttcttcccccatgGCCTAGGCCACTACCTGGGCATGGACACCCACGATACTGGTGGTAACCCGAACTATGCAGATAAAGACGCCATGTTCAAGTATCTACGCGTGAGGGGCCGTTTACCCGCGGGATCAGTTATCACTGTTGAACCAGGTGTAAGAATTCCTCACCCTTCTCGATCTTTTACTTGCTAAATAATCCTTTAGATCTACTTTTGCCGGTTTATCATTGATCCGTACCTTACCTCCCCCGAGACCAGCAAATACATCGACACGAATGTCCTTGAGAAGTATTGGAATGTTGGAGGAGTACGCATTGAAGATAATGTGCACATTACTCAGCAGGGTTACGAGAATCTGACCACAGCGCCAAAAGCTATAGAAGAAGTGGAGGTTCTAGCCACTTAGGGATTATCTGATGTATTCATGGTTATGGCTATCTTGCTCTTCATAGTCCAGGAGATAAACCACACAGTTTAGAGAGCCCTGTAAAGATTGACTTTCGCCACGTACTGATTTCAGTAAATATACATCATACGTTGATAGGTAACCAGCAGAAGACCAGGAATGGTAGTAACTTCGATGGTAGCAAATCACGACTCGGAAAATTCCCGGAAATATGCCTCCGGACAGCTGCATAGAGCTGGCATCTGGATGGGCACCAGAGGCAAAGATACTCGAGATTGGTAGAAGTACCATAGTCGCACTGAGCCCTGGGATAAAGTGCGATATAGCTGAAGGTTGCTTGTGAGGCAATGCTAAGATCTCGTTGGCGATAGATCGTGGGTAATTAGGCGAGTTCTCATGTTATACAAAATGACGATGTACCGCTTTGGCTTTCTGCTTGGAGCCGTGCAGAGGGTTGCGTCATTCTTGTCCCCCCTTATCCGGTGTAGGATTCAATCAAATCTCTGAAATTTTCGTTTACTATAGCCCACTCCGAAGTCGTTTCCGTCCGCTTCCTTTCACGGCCGACTCAGACTCAGCCTTGTCCTGGGCACGCTTCTCCTTCTGATCGAGGACAAGACTAAGAACATCGAAGCTGAATTGGGGAACCTCAATACACAGCTTTCGGAATTCCTCTTCAGCCTCGTGGCGGAGAATGTGGCTCCTCAGGGCCCAGAAGGTGGCCACTGGCTTTCGAATAGTAACATCGTCGACCGGAGTGTTCATGTAGACATAGCGAGCATATGCGATCTCTCCATGCGAGGTGCTGTTGATACGGTGAATCTTTGAGTGTGCTAGTGTTTTGAGCGCAGGGATCCCCAACTTGTCGGCCAAGGTGTATACTCGCGCATGCTTCAACAATTGTTCGCCACTATCGTCTATTTCGCCGGAGACTGCTTCTTGTTCGGTAGGTGTTTCAAGCTGGGAGGCCGAATAATCGCGGGTATACTGAAATTGGAGGAAATAACCAAAGGCTTCCACATTCTCCTCAGGAAGCTCAATGCGACGCTATCCGATATCAGAGCGCGGCTATGCAGAAGAGTAAATCGCATCAATTACTTACAGCGCTCGATTCACCCAAGGCAGTGACCTTCTCCGCAAGAATAGGCGACTCCAAAAGCAAACTTTGATGTGCCGACAAGCTAGTCTTGCTCTCTCCAGTTCCGACGACCAGTTCCACGATAGGTGACTTCAGGAAGCTGATATACTGTAAGTTCAAAGGTCATATAGAGAGACAGAACATGCAGGCGCGGATATCAAATAATTGGATTGAAGAAATGATACGGGCCCTTACTCAAGGAATTGGAAGCCAGGGTTTTTCTTGGGGAGTGCTGGTGCCGTTTCTGGCTCAGCTGCGCCCGCGTCTGGTAGATCGATGTCTTCAGTGGAGTCTGCCTGGCGTTCGTTCACTCCACTTGAAGGCGCAGTTACATCGACATCACGGTCGCCAGTTTTCTGTGTAGGGTACGTGCTTTCGCTTTCGTTTCCGACGTTCGAAGAGGTCTCCGGCGCGCCCACTTGAACCTGAGGCGCGTCCATAATCTCGTAGAAACTCAGATGCGCGTTGGGATATGAAGTTCCAGCTACTGCGGCTGGAcaaagaaggaagggataGGTATTTGAGAGGACAATCAATCTGCGGCTGAGCAGCAGAGACACAAATGTCTCAACAAGACGGATAGTAGGATGAAACGAGCGGTTGTCTATGACAGGAACACAACAGTGTCAATCTTATCCGTTAGTACCTAGTTCACCTACTACTttggtactagtagtactgatATGGTAAGGTACGGTTAGCAAGCTAAGCTAGGCCTGAAAGGGACTTTTGATAAACATGCAAAGTAGGTTCCTTTACAGTAAATGAAAACAACATAGTAGTCATTTCCCGACTTGTTCAGTCTGAGACATCCATTTGCTAGTACGTAAAAAAAATatgcaaaaaaagaaaagagagactaCCTTTGCGctgtagatagtagatagggTAGGCCACGGCTCAATGGTCCCTAGTACATGGCTTACCGTGCAATTGAATCGAATTTGGTGGATTCGGGTTCCACTTGGGAAGGTCTTCTCCAATCTCCATAGTAAGGACTCCGTGCGGACTCCGTACCTGCATGGTAGGCAAAATCAGGCATTTAGCAGCGACTGAGTTCCACGCTATACaactctactccgtacaaTTCATTGCCACACAAGAATTATTAGTAGCACTCGTACTAGTTATACGTACCGGGTCAACGGTAGTTACTCCCTTGCAATggttagtagtactagtagcccCTTCTGCTGCCAAAATGACTACTCTGTTACTTCTTTTGAAGAAGACGTGAAGTCTTAGTCCTCGAGGACCCGTCTCTAATTGACAGAAAGGTCTATCATCTACAGTAAATCATTGAAGCGATGtgattatagatatatagaaatacAGAGATATgtatatagagagagagaaagagagcgaaagagagagagacttGTATAGGTAAACACATCTTAACACCAAGAGTAAGTCCAGTTATACACTGGGTACAAAAGGGTATAGACAGCAaaggaaggcggaggaggtaatacatagtagtatcatcatcaagtgCGGGGCAGGAATGTCTTGGAACGTGAATGTAACAGAAATTAAGAAAGAGACCCAACTTGGGAAGAGACCCGACTCTTCCGCCCGCAGAAATCGGGTTGATAGGATGGTTTCCCCTAGTAGTCCCCTCTAAGTAGCTAAGCTAAAAATCCCACCCGAATTAaatacaataataataaaagaacaGTAGGAGGATAAGTAGtgaaagaattttttttttctttacgcTCTCTTTTCCATCCAGTCGTCCGGCCGGTAATATAAGAGGGGCACATGCAACCTACTATTCCTTTCACTTTGTTCTGGCGGATTAGCTCCCCACGAGTTCCCAGCTTTACCGGTCTGAAGGCCAACGTCAACTTCTCGACTCAAGTCCGGTGGTCTCTTCGACTGCCCCAGATTCACAGACGTAGTATGGCGACTAGCATCAACCCCCCCAGGGATCCTAATACCCTGAGCAACTATAACAACTGGATATGCACCCACATCACTGCCAACTTCGACATCCTTTTTGATCAGAAAAAGCTCGTGGGTAATGTCATCCACAAGCTCAAGTCAACTACCAACGGTGATTCGAAAGAGATTATTTTGGACTCTAACCATGTCACAATCGGAGACGTCAAAATCGACGGCAAGCCTTCTGACTGGGAGCTTCTCCCTCCGTTGGAACCTTACGGCTCTGCCTTGAAGATCAAGCTCGATCAGGGAGTGAACTTGGACGAAACCATTGACGTTGAGGTACATCTGAAATTCCGAATACCCAGATATCTTCCTCGCTGTTACCTGGCCTAACACTGCAGACCATTAGATCTCCGTTCAGACTACTGAAAAGTGTACCGCACTCCAGTGGCTGACCCCGGCTCAAACATCCAACAAGAAGCATCCATACATGTGTAAGCCAGTTCAGCCCTTCTTCCGCCCAGTATCTGTCAGAATTACTCAGACCAGGCGTGATTGTTGAACTCATTGGAGCTGCTTACAAGAGTTCAATCTAGTTTCCCAGTGCCAGGCGATCCATGCACGATCCATATTTCCCTGCCAGGATACGCCGGATGTTAAGAGTACCATCGACTTCAACATCTCGTCCCCCCTCCCTGTGATTGCTAGTGGCTTGCCTGTTCGGGATGGCCTGGGGGTCTCGAAATCTGAGGGCAGATCTCTGTACCAGTTCCATCAACGTGTCCCAATCCCGAGCTACCTCTTCGCTCTAGCCAGCGGGTAAGCCTGTCATCTAACCACTAATTTCGCATCAGTTGGCTCACGAATGACAGTGACATTTCAGAAGCTCCAATTGGACCCCGCAGTGTTGTGGCCACCAGCCCCGACAAGGTTCAGGAATGCCAGTGGGAGCTCGAAGCAGATACGGAGAAGTTTATCGGTGCAATCGAGGTTTGTGAGCCGCCTGGTGCAATGGACATCTCTGACCAAGACAGAAAATCGTATACCCTTACGCCTGGGGCGAGTATAATGTCCTGATTCTCCCACCAAGCTTCCCTTACGGAGGAATGGAAAATCCCATCTTCACGTTTGCCACTCCCAGTATTATTTCTAAGGTATGTATAGGAACTGTCTTGTGCAATGAAATGCTGTCTGATGCTAAATGAGACGGGTTAGGACCGAGAAAATATCGATGTCATTGCCCACGAACTCGCGCACAGCTGGAGCGGCAACCTCGTGACCAATGCATCCTGGGAACATTTCTGGCTGAACGAAGGCTGGACTACCTATCTAGAGAGGCGGGTAAGCTTGTTTTCCCTGCCCCTTCCCGCCGGCTGAGGCAGCTaatcctttctttttgctgACAACGCTTTAGATTCTAGCTGCCGTGTGAGTTTAGCATCATGTCTTGCCGCTGTAACCAGTTACTAATCGAAACTAGACATGGGGAGGCATATCGACACTTCTCCGCCATTATAGGTTGGAAAGCACTCGCTGACTCCGTGGAGCATTTTGGGCATGACCACGAGTTCACTAAATTGATCACGGACCTCAAGGGCAAGGACCCCGATGATGCTTTCTCCAGCATCCCCTACGAGAAAGGATTtaacttcctcttccacctgGAAACACTTGTAGGAAAGCAGAAATTCGACCGCTTCATCCCTCACGTGCGTTACCTAGGGCTCATAAGCAAACCGAACCTACTGACTTAATTTTGATCTTTTAGTACTTTACGGTGTTCAAGGGGAAGTCACTAGACTCCTACGAGTTCAAAGCGACTCTCTTGGATTTCTTTGACGCTGACGCAGAAGCGTCTAAACTATTGAATGATCTCGACTGGGATACCTGGTTCTATGCCCCTGGGCTACCTCCGAAGCCTCAGTTCGATACATCACTTGTTGACGTTGTTTACGAACTTGCCCAGAAGTGGAAGTCCCTTCCGGAGACCTCCTTCAAGCCGCAGCCCAGCGACATCGAGAACTTGAGTGCAAACCAGATCGTCGTCTTTTTGGAACAAATGCTCCTCCTTGAGCAGCCGCTTACTCCTGAGCTGTCGAAGCTCATGGGCGAAGTTTATGGACTTTCCAAAAGTGAGAACATAGAAGTCGCCAATTTGTATTTCCAGGTGGGCCTGAAAGCTGGCGATGAGAGTGTTGTCGACCCTGCGACCGAACTACTAGGCAGAATTGGAAGAATGAAGTTTGTGAGACCATTGTAAGCTGCCTTGCACCGAAAAGACAATTTATGGCGCTGACAGAGCAACCAGGTTCCGGAGTTTGCAGAGAGTCAATCGTGAGGTTGCAGTCGCAACTTTCGAGAAGCACAAGGACTTCTACCACCCTATATGCCGAGCAATGGTCGAGAAGGATCTCTTTGGAAAGAGGGACGTCTAGCAATATAAACGAACCCATGGCACCCTGACTGATTTACATAATGGACCAAAAAAAATCAACTTAAACTCATACCTGAAATAATCTTCCAGCAATGTCAACTACGCTTATTAGCCACGATAGTGATAGCAAATAAACAATTACTTCTCCACAATACATGGAATCATGCAAGTTCAAGCCCAATATGATACATTATAATCAGTAGACATGATAGTTATACGTACAAAGGGCGAACACAAGAACGCCGACGGGTAGTTTCTAGCTTACAATGTCACCGCTTGCTATCGACCATCTTCTGATCGACTTCGGAATGAGAGAAAATACCCGGCTTCCCGTTCCTTTGCCGGTCCAGTTGGAAGACCAAGTCCGCTTCGTGCACCTGATTGAGTTCGGAAAGTACTCGCCGCATATACGCAACGACCTGAGCTATCTTCGACCAATCCAAGTCCTTGCCGTCTGGTGCAGTATGGCTCGCCTTCCAGAGGTTTCTCCAAACGGCAGCTCCCAGCACTGCATCTCCCTTAATTAGGCCTTCATCGTAGGCTGCCAAAACACCGCGCCATTGGATAAAAAGATCCTTGAGGAACTTATTGCGTATACCGCGGCTCGTCAACCCGTGAAGCACATCCATGCGATGCTCGGCACTATGTGAGAAGTGGTCGATCAAATGGCGGGAGTAGGTTTGAAGGCTATCGTGCGACGGCAACGCGCGCAACCGGACCGTCAATAAGTACATGTGCAGGAATGTAACCTGCGACCATGTCGAGAAAGTAGGAACGAGACCCAATtctggtggatgatgctcGTTAGCCACGCACCCCAAGGTACCACGTCACATCATCTATAAAGATGAAGGCACCTAAGTAAACTTACCTTCATACCACCATCCTTCACCTACTCCCAAGTCTTCCCCGGCACTTGTCTTGGGAACCTGAGCTCCTTTTTGAGACAACTGAGGTATCTTGTAGTCTGCTTGTTTGGAGCAGGCCTCGAATAGCTTCTGTGTCATTCCGTAGGCGACGTAGGTCTCTGCTGCAGTACCAGGGCGCGGCCCGATCGCGCGAGCTAGCTGGGAAGAATTTCGCCGACTTTGCGAAGGAAGAGCGAAGCATGAGGCCAGCGGTTGTTGCTGATGGCTAGTGCAGCGGTGAGATACCGAGGGCTTCGAAGCATGAATCGATGTTAGAAGTGACTGATTATACGCCTGTACCTAATGTTATTGCCTTGTCAGACGAAACGTTATTCATATTGTCCTCTGTGCCAGAAGAGGCCGTACCTGAGGCCGCGGGCATTGAAAATTGTAGAGCCCCCGAAGGGACAGGTTCTTCGGGCCTGCGGAAGGCATTGTTGATTGTCTGTATAGCACAACCCCCTAATTGGTTCTAGCCACGGCTTATACCCGTTTGGATCGTACGGGGCCTTGTTGCGTTAAGATGTTAGATGGGGATCTTCCTTGATTACAATCCGAAAACTTGAGACTGCTCCATACTCCGGAGGAAGCTAGAAGCCCGCGAGATCAATGATGTTTGCACTGTTTGCCGCCAAGCGTTCCCAGTTCATCTAACTAGCTAGTACGTCACGACTACTTCTTATCAACTACGATCCCTACCATATTTAGTGGAATGTGACAAGCATAGGTAGGAGCGCGGTTTTAGGCCATGAGCAGGATTGTCGAGAGTCTCCAGAAGGATAGTAAATAACCATTCTGTCTATATCACCTACCCCATTACTATGACGCTCTTTCGTAAACAAGGCCATGGTATATGAGCTCTACCATGATAGTATCGTCATATATCATTCAACGTGAATCGCCGGGCTTCGATCGATACTATCCCTAAGGGCCTGTCTCACTGAGTAAAGATTATCGCAACCAGGTCACCGCGCGTGGTATTGCCTCGACCGCGTACTTCATTTATCCAGACTACTGCTGGCATGAGTTGCCCTGAGTAGCACTGAAGCGACTCAAATTACTGAAGCAGGCGGCATAAATCTATGTGGTGAGATAGAGCGGTCATCCATATTCCGGTTGCACTTCCTACAACCAGTTGGAGCCGTGACTGTGGGTTGGGCCTCAGTGCGTGGTAGATGGGGGTAGACTGTGGTAGTGAGTATCCATTGTATTGGTGCTTCATTCGTTGAGAGCCACCCTCTCTAAGCGCTTTTCGACAAGCGGGAGGATTTCCGAAAGCCTGTTAGGGTCTCTCATGACGGCCGGCACATCGTCCCTGGTCGCTGCTAAGGTCTGAAGACTGATTAGTTCCCTGAGCCACTCAAATTGGATCTAGTACCCGAAATCAGAGAATGCGACAAGCTTACCCGTCTTACCGCCTCATATTCACATTCTCTAGACTGATACTCTCTGATGATCTCCATCTCATCGAAGTCAACGTAGACTCTCGTGTCCCGAAGCCGGAACAGAACGTTGTCTAGCCGCATGAAGAACCTcgcaaggagaagcagcCTAGACGGCATGACTCGAATCTTGCATGAAAACATAGTAATGCCGTTATCAGCAAGTTCATCCTCGTAAAGAATGACGTCGTCATAAAACAAGATAGGGTCGGGCCGCTTCAACAGTTCGATAGGGATGGGCTTCGTTGTTGCTATGAAAGGCCGACTCCCAGGTTTCACTGTGCCCGTGTAGTCCGTAGTGTAAGACCAATCGAAAGGTTTGACAACTTCTTTGATTCCTTCGTGAGTCTTCTCCCTAACAACCAGTCAGCCACAAATATGTGCGAGTTGACCTGTGAGGCAAGCAACGATGATGCAGTACCTGCTCTTCTGCCATTCTCTCGAGTACGCGACTTTGAGCATCGATGTACCAGTTTTGTCCACACGATCTAAGGCGTCGAAGGCGTTGAAAGCTATGCCCCACGGGCTTTGTTCATGTTCAATCGCAACAAAATTGTCACCGAAAATCATTTCTGGTGGGGTTATTCCTAGTTCTTTCGTCATTTCCTCAATTGGATCCGCCTTGAGTATTGGCAGTTTCTGAGTGATGATCTTGAATCCTTTAACCGTCACGGAATTGGGCTTCTGAAAGCTGGGCGAAGTTGCGGTACTCGCCATATTCGCTGACGCCGCGTTGCTACGTGAAGTCATGCTATATTATAATGAGTGGGTGGCAAGCGACAGTGATGGCATATACACAGGCAGGAGAGAGAATATGAGGATATGAAAGGAGtcagaaaagagagaatggGTCCTTTTGCTTCACAGGTATGCATCGTCGGCGTTCCCCATGCCGGCC includes the following:
- a CDS encoding uncharacterized protein (COG:S;~EggNog:ENOG410PTK2) encodes the protein MPRPPTKRNRLTSKAPPAAENDSQQGPGRHGIASKANTTSTENANQIITDFPEVDQSGQASEIRRQLRNQTPLTRAQEHAIESSPIGDRETTGSRPATRARGYSSTLSVVGRKGDTGSKVPGTPAFESSILSNFRRRPRQPSIMQMMQAEDGSSDLDDDDDVFLGSLSPEDESTPLNLSRSRPLPIRQTASPSPRHPTPSSDGSRKRKLSGETPHASQSDSEVTENSPATSPTSQRRQSGIGVSVGHTQYPDSPGALSQTLAPPMSSSPPLSPTHTESPRGSAQQKHIDKPAEPATTNKLVLPTSALQDRLLPRRNRSQRKRFGMDGSEIREDPIDGDQSATEQDDDDDELYYLPSKQSSRAPRKRLVEQKSAKSTRTVQGAQPMADSVEGQILGGQHPAAQPNATAKKPGDKRMTYRTMGPNKENEPVDTSPLSSPLSSPPDSEESESESTAESTLGSHFLSDELRLQAKKFADVDKWELEFEDVAPDSQGSEVFR
- a CDS encoding uncharacterized protein (COG:S;~EggNog:ENOG410PMKS) → MDAPQVQVGAPETSSNVGNESESTYPTQKTGDRDVDVTAPSSGVNERQADSTEDIDLPDAGAAEPETAPALPKKNPGFQFLDFLKSPIVELVVGTGESKTSLSAHQSLLLESPILAEKVTALGESSARRIELPEENVEAFGYFLQFQYTRDYSASQLETPTEQEAVSGEIDDSGEQLLKHARVYTLADKLGIPALKTLAHSKIHRINSTSHGEIAYARYVYMNTPVDDVTIRKPVATFWALRSHILRHEAEEEFRKLCIEVPQFSFDVLSLVLDQKEKRAQDKAESESAVKGSGRKRLRSGL
- a CDS encoding aminopeptidase P family protein (COG:E;~EggNog:ENOG410PFW6;~InterPro:IPR000994,IPR029149,IPR036005,IPR007865;~MEROPS:MER0001733;~PFAM:PF05195,PF00557;~go_function: GO:0030145 - manganese ion binding [Evidence IEA];~go_function: GO:0070006 - metalloaminopeptidase activity [Evidence IEA]), with the translated sequence MTTLDSILAGRYPAKAHARRVAERLQVGGSAQHGIIYLEAQKTRLIEDNDEAMHFRQRRSFFYLSGCPLPDSSLIYNIDSDKLTLFIPPIDPEDVIWSGLPMSVAEALRLYDVDQVLYTTDVNATLASIASNGNGNSVAFAIEGQITEGIKFDGFHETNTSVLKGAIDSTRVVKDEYEIALLRKANDISAKAHIAAIEASKTATNEREIEAAFIATCIANGARDQAYHPIVACGQNGATLHYGRNDDNLDDPATKQRKSSVLIDAGAEYRTYCADITRVFPLGGKFTSETQEIYKIVLQMQLEAIAMLRENVQWEDVHAHAHRIAIKGLLKLGILRGSEDELFEKRISVAFFPHGLGHYLGMDTHDTGGNPNYADKDAMFKYLRVRGRLPAGSVITVEPGIYFCRFIIDPYLTSPETSKYIDTNVLEKYWNVGGVRIEDNVHITQQGYENLTTAPKAIEEVEVLAT